The Nostoc sp. 'Lobaria pulmonaria (5183) cyanobiont' genome window below encodes:
- a CDS encoding Uma2 family endonuclease: MQTTLVRWTTADLELFAGDRRNRYEIIDGKLFVTKAPNWDHQTSCVNIATVLKIWSDETGLGQAAIAPGIIFSDSDNVIPDVVLASHERLKNLLDEAGHLTGAPELVVEVLSPGEKNEKRHKETKLKLYSVQGVQEYWICDSIQKKVKVYRCEQAALKLAATLFNQDELTSPLLPGFNCLVSKLF; encoded by the coding sequence ATGCAAACAACTCTAGTGCGTTGGACGACTGCTGACCTAGAGCTATTTGCTGGCGATCGCAGAAATCGCTATGAGATTATTGATGGAAAACTATTTGTGACTAAAGCGCCTAACTGGGATCATCAAACCAGCTGCGTCAATATTGCTACAGTTCTTAAGATTTGGTCAGATGAAACTGGTTTAGGTCAGGCTGCGATCGCACCTGGAATTATTTTCTCAGATTCTGACAATGTGATCCCTGATGTGGTATTGGCAAGTCATGAACGCTTAAAAAACTTACTAGATGAAGCTGGACATCTTACGGGCGCACCGGAGTTAGTAGTAGAGGTTTTATCTCCCGGCGAAAAAAATGAGAAACGTCACAAGGAAACAAAGCTAAAGCTGTACTCAGTGCAAGGGGTTCAAGAATATTGGATTTGCGACTCTATACAGAAGAAAGTTAAGGTTTATCGATGCGAACAGGCTGCATTAAAGTTAGCAGCTACTTTATTTAATCAAGATGAACTGACAAGTCCTTTGCTACCAGGTTTTAATTGCTTAGTCAGTAAACTTTTCTAG
- a CDS encoding PrsW family intramembrane metalloprotease — MANLSLVLWAAIPPLLLLGYYYCRMPFAPPLLKLLMFFIIGAISGFLTLRLESDFENVASSFVNWHQIKRSLLGTGLRQLVEIGPIEEGCKLAAVVVPTYYLQHKYRLLHSTVFLFTIAVSLGFTAEENWIYFFHGTASIFERTIGTPAHAMFSAPWGYALGIYISSTNRLNRDKKFIFRAWLNSVICHALVNILSIAWGYSLPLRFLSYGLFPFLLWMFWRLEQLLRKVQGKPVITLISGRTAQRRYWQRSLVLFALVLGGNAIFGLFLLVRTISPLSPSKLFDTDILWLIVSQFLLNLFFGVLAWGIYRYLRHSARRRYF, encoded by the coding sequence GTGGCTAATTTATCTCTAGTGTTGTGGGCAGCAATACCACCCTTGCTGCTGCTAGGCTACTACTACTGTCGGATGCCATTTGCCCCACCTCTGTTAAAGTTACTGATGTTCTTTATCATTGGGGCAATATCTGGTTTTTTAACCCTTAGACTCGAATCGGATTTTGAAAATGTAGCGAGCTCTTTTGTAAACTGGCATCAGATTAAGCGATCGCTTCTTGGTACAGGCTTGCGGCAGCTTGTGGAAATAGGCCCAATCGAAGAAGGCTGCAAGTTAGCTGCGGTTGTTGTCCCAACCTACTATCTGCAACATAAGTATCGATTACTTCACTCTACGGTTTTCCTGTTCACGATCGCCGTTTCCCTTGGATTCACTGCCGAAGAGAACTGGATTTACTTTTTCCACGGTACAGCATCAATTTTTGAACGTACTATCGGTACGCCAGCCCATGCTATGTTCTCTGCGCCTTGGGGATATGCTTTAGGAATCTATATTTCCTCTACAAATCGCTTAAATCGAGACAAGAAGTTTATTTTTAGGGCTTGGCTAAATTCTGTAATCTGTCATGCCCTAGTTAATATCCTATCTATTGCTTGGGGTTACTCATTACCCCTACGTTTCCTAAGTTATGGCTTGTTCCCGTTTTTGTTGTGGATGTTTTGGCGACTGGAACAATTACTGCGAAAAGTGCAAGGTAAACCTGTAATTACCCTGATTTCAGGCCGTACAGCCCAGCGCCGTTACTGGCAGAGAAGTTTAGTGCTGTTTGCCCTTGTGCTGGGTGGAAATGCTATTTTCGGGCTGTTTCTCTTAGTCAGGACTATTAGTCCTTTGAGTCCGTCGAAGCTTTTTGACACTGATATTTTGTGGTTAATAGTTAGTCAATTTTTACTAAATCTCTTTTTCGGAGTTTTAGCCTGGGGCATTTATCGCTATTTGCGACATTCTGCCCGCCGTCGGTATTTTTAA
- the cysK gene encoding cysteine synthase A: MRIARNITELVGRTPLVQLNRIPQTEGCVAEILVKLESMNPSASVKDRIGVSMINAAEEEGLITPGKTVLVEPTSGNTGIALAMAAAAKGYRLILTMPETMSGERRAMLRAYGAELELTPGMEGMSGAIQRAQQIVNTTPNTYMLQQFRNPANAKVHRETTALEIWEDTDGQVDIIVAGVGTGGTITGVAEVIKARKPNAQAIAVEPANSPVLSGGRPGPHKIQGIGAGFIPQVLKIKLIDEVITVTDEEAIAYSRRLAKEEGLLSGISSGAALCAAIRVAQRQENQGRLIVMIQPSFGERYLSTPLFQDLEARLAASVS, from the coding sequence ATGCGAATAGCTCGTAACATTACAGAACTGGTTGGTCGTACCCCTCTAGTGCAGTTGAACCGTATTCCTCAAACAGAAGGATGTGTTGCGGAAATTCTGGTGAAACTGGAAAGTATGAACCCATCGGCATCAGTCAAAGACCGGATTGGGGTAAGTATGATTAACGCCGCAGAGGAGGAGGGGCTAATTACTCCTGGGAAGACAGTATTGGTAGAACCCACTTCTGGAAACACCGGAATTGCCCTAGCAATGGCAGCAGCAGCTAAGGGTTATCGATTAATTTTGACAATGCCAGAGACGATGAGTGGAGAGCGTCGGGCAATGTTGCGAGCATACGGGGCAGAACTGGAACTAACACCAGGAATGGAAGGCATGAGTGGGGCAATTCAACGAGCGCAGCAGATAGTTAATACTACACCAAATACTTATATGTTGCAGCAGTTCCGCAATCCAGCTAATGCAAAAGTGCATCGGGAAACTACGGCTCTTGAAATCTGGGAAGATACTGATGGACAAGTCGATATAATTGTGGCAGGAGTGGGTACAGGTGGTACGATCACTGGTGTAGCAGAAGTGATTAAAGCACGCAAGCCTAACGCTCAGGCGATCGCTGTTGAACCAGCCAATAGCCCAGTTTTATCTGGAGGACGACCAGGCCCCCACAAAATCCAGGGAATTGGTGCTGGGTTTATTCCCCAAGTACTCAAGATAAAATTGATTGATGAAGTGATTACCGTCACCGATGAAGAAGCGATCGCCTACAGTCGGCGTTTGGCAAAAGAAGAAGGGCTACTATCTGGTATTTCCAGTGGAGCCGCTTTATGTGCAGCAATTCGCGTTGCCCAACGTCAAGAAAATCAGGGACGTTTAATTGTAATGATTCAGCCCAGTTTTGGTGAGAGGTATTTGAGTACGCCGTTGTTCCAAGACCTAGAGGCAAGGCTAGCGGCTAGCGTCAGTTAA
- the psbD gene encoding photosystem II D2 protein (photosystem q(a) protein), whose amino-acid sequence MTIAVGRAPSRGWFDVLDDWLKRDRFVFVGWSGILLFPCAFLALGGWLTGTTFVTSWYTHGLASSYLEGANFLTVAVSTPADSMGHSLLLLWGPEAQGDLTRWFQLGGLWPFVALHGAFGLIGFMLRQFEIARLVGIRPYNALAFSAPIAVFVSVFLMYPLGQSSWFFAPSFGVAAIFRFLLFLQGFHNWTLNPFHMMGVAGVLGGALLCAIHGATVENTLFEDGDGANTFRAFNPTQSEETYSMVTANRFWSQIFGIAFSNKRWLHFFMLFVPVTGLWMSAVGIVGLALNLRAYDFVSQELRAAEDPEFETFYTKNILLNEGIRAWMAPQDQPHEQFVFPEEVLPRGNAL is encoded by the coding sequence ATGACCATCGCAGTTGGACGCGCGCCCAGTAGAGGGTGGTTTGACGTTCTAGACGACTGGCTCAAGCGCGATCGCTTCGTATTCGTAGGTTGGTCAGGGATACTATTGTTCCCCTGCGCCTTCCTAGCACTAGGCGGTTGGCTGACTGGCACCACCTTCGTTACCTCTTGGTACACCCACGGATTAGCCTCCTCCTACCTAGAAGGTGCTAACTTCCTGACAGTGGCAGTATCCACCCCCGCCGACAGCATGGGACACTCCCTATTGCTGTTGTGGGGGCCAGAAGCTCAAGGCGACCTCACCCGTTGGTTCCAATTGGGAGGCTTGTGGCCATTCGTGGCGTTACATGGAGCCTTCGGTTTGATTGGCTTCATGTTGCGGCAATTTGAAATTGCCCGTCTAGTAGGGATACGTCCTTATAATGCTCTCGCCTTCTCAGCTCCGATTGCAGTATTCGTCAGCGTATTCCTGATGTACCCCTTGGGACAATCTAGCTGGTTCTTTGCACCCAGCTTTGGCGTCGCGGCAATTTTCCGATTCCTACTATTCCTGCAAGGGTTCCACAACTGGACACTCAACCCCTTCCACATGATGGGTGTTGCTGGAGTATTGGGTGGTGCTTTATTGTGCGCCATTCACGGAGCCACAGTAGAAAACACCTTGTTTGAAGATGGTGATGGTGCTAACACCTTCCGCGCCTTCAATCCTACCCAGTCGGAAGAAACCTACTCAATGGTGACGGCAAACCGTTTCTGGTCACAGATTTTCGGGATTGCTTTCTCTAACAAGCGCTGGTTGCACTTCTTTATGTTGTTCGTGCCAGTCACAGGCTTGTGGATGAGTGCCGTCGGCATCGTCGGTTTAGCACTCAACCTGCGGGCTTATGATTTCGTCTCCCAAGAATTACGGGCGGCGGAAGACCCTGAGTTTGAAACCTTCTATACCAAAAATATTTTGCTGAACGAGGGTATCCGCGCTTGGATGGCTCCTCAAGATCAACCCCACGAACAATTTGTATTCCCTGAAGAAGTTCTACCTCGCGGTAACGCTCTCTAA
- a CDS encoding J domain-containing protein has protein sequence MVNSKHVSNHYETLKVSPSASLAEIKQAYRRLVKLFHPDSNQETADREQIIRINAAYEVLGDNQNRRNYDQELQNESQKLNSDRQQRTASAQQHYQTRRKTGRDVDEQVEEWLRQVYQPVNRLLCTVLYSLEEQMEQLAADPFDDELLDEFQEYLKTCRDDLKQAQTTFRSLPNPPSLARTAAHLYYSLDQVADGLDELGYFPLNYDERYLHTGHELFRIATRLHCEAQVSVT, from the coding sequence ATGGTCAATTCTAAGCACGTTTCTAACCATTACGAAACTCTCAAAGTTAGTCCAAGTGCAAGCCTTGCGGAGATTAAGCAAGCTTATCGCCGCTTGGTTAAGTTGTTTCATCCTGACAGTAATCAGGAAACAGCCGATCGCGAACAGATTATCCGCATCAATGCAGCTTATGAGGTCTTAGGCGACAACCAAAATCGCCGCAATTACGACCAAGAACTGCAAAATGAATCCCAAAAATTAAATAGCGATCGCCAACAGCGTACAGCATCAGCCCAACAGCATTACCAGACAAGACGAAAAACTGGACGAGATGTTGACGAGCAAGTTGAAGAATGGCTGCGCCAAGTTTATCAACCAGTTAATCGCTTGCTTTGTACCGTTCTTTATTCGTTAGAAGAACAAATGGAACAATTAGCTGCCGATCCCTTTGATGATGAATTGTTAGATGAATTTCAGGAATACTTAAAAACCTGTCGAGATGACCTCAAGCAGGCACAAACTACTTTTCGCTCCCTGCCAAATCCCCCTAGTCTAGCAAGAACAGCGGCTCACCTTTACTACAGCCTCGATCAAGTAGCAGATGGACTCGATGAATTAGGTTATTTTCCTTTGAACTACGATGAGCGTTATTTACACACAGGTCATGAACTATTCCGCATAGCTACGAGATTGCACTGTGAGGCACAAGTATCTGTTACATAG
- a CDS encoding iron uptake porin has product MSNLLWKSLVVSPAVLGATLLVSTAAMAAPNPTTEVSSAKQLGVTEVAQQPEVLAQTTIDQVNRYSNEGNQNNSQSQVTSVSQFSDVQPTDWAFQALQSLVERYGCIAGYPNATYRGNRALTRYEFAAGLNACLDRVNELIATATADLVTKQDLATLQRLQEEFSAELATLRGRVDSLEARTAELEANQFSTTTKLVGEAVFAVSDVFGGNTGDNNNTVFQDRVRLDLQTSFTGRDVLHTRLAAGNSQAFTQFDDANNPIGTAEGTQTYQVGIGNGNNNVRVDRLTYEAPIGPAQVYIAASGGRHSQYASVNNPYFFDNTDDGGNGALSTFASESPIYRIGGGAGIALTLPIGKGGGILGNSSITAGYLASQANVPGLQNGVNQGLTNGDYAALGQLNFSVGDRVALAATYVHGYSASGALFDSGRDGATGAFDVGTGQANFLGNAAGVTPSSSNSYGVSAAFRPSDKLSISGFVSYHDVTGVGAGDDYEAWSYGLGVALPDFGKKGNVLGVFAGAEPYSFNRPGFGGNNDIPYHFEGFYKYRVSDNISVTPGVIWLTSPGQNSDNDDAIIGTLRTTFTF; this is encoded by the coding sequence ATGTCTAATCTGTTGTGGAAATCCTTAGTGGTTAGTCCAGCAGTTTTGGGAGCAACGTTGTTAGTTTCAACCGCAGCAATGGCGGCCCCAAACCCAACCACAGAAGTATCATCAGCTAAACAACTAGGTGTAACCGAAGTTGCCCAACAGCCAGAAGTATTGGCTCAAACAACCATAGATCAAGTTAACCGCTATAGTAACGAAGGTAATCAAAATAACTCTCAGTCCCAAGTAACATCAGTTTCTCAATTTTCCGATGTACAACCTACTGACTGGGCATTCCAAGCATTGCAGTCCTTGGTTGAGCGCTATGGTTGTATTGCAGGTTATCCGAATGCCACTTATCGTGGTAATCGTGCTTTGACCCGTTATGAATTTGCCGCTGGTTTGAATGCTTGTTTGGATCGGGTTAACGAATTGATTGCCACAGCAACAGCTGACTTGGTGACTAAACAAGATTTAGCGACCTTACAACGGTTACAAGAAGAATTTTCCGCCGAATTGGCAACCCTACGCGGTCGCGTAGATTCCTTAGAAGCGCGGACTGCTGAATTGGAAGCGAATCAGTTCTCCACTACCACAAAACTAGTTGGTGAAGCCGTTTTTGCCGTTAGTGATGTATTTGGGGGTAACACTGGTGACAACAACAATACTGTCTTCCAAGATCGGGTACGTTTAGACTTGCAAACTAGCTTCACTGGTAGAGACGTTTTACATACACGTCTAGCAGCAGGTAATTCACAAGCCTTTACACAATTTGACGACGCTAATAATCCCATCGGTACTGCTGAAGGCACACAAACATATCAAGTTGGTATAGGCAATGGTAACAACAATGTCAGAGTAGACCGCTTGACTTATGAAGCTCCCATAGGGCCAGCCCAAGTTTACATTGCAGCTAGTGGCGGACGCCATAGCCAGTATGCATCTGTCAACAATCCTTACTTTTTTGACAACACTGACGACGGTGGTAACGGCGCTTTATCTACCTTTGCTTCTGAAAGTCCCATCTATCGGATTGGTGGCGGTGCCGGTATAGCGCTCACTCTACCCATTGGTAAAGGTGGCGGTATTTTAGGAAATAGCTCAATCACTGCGGGTTATTTGGCATCACAAGCGAATGTTCCTGGTCTTCAAAATGGTGTCAATCAAGGTCTGACCAATGGTGACTATGCTGCTTTAGGACAGTTGAACTTTAGTGTTGGCGATCGCGTGGCTTTAGCTGCTACCTATGTCCACGGATATAGCGCCAGTGGTGCTTTATTCGACTCTGGTAGAGACGGAGCAACTGGAGCTTTTGATGTAGGTACTGGACAAGCTAACTTTTTAGGTAATGCAGCAGGTGTAACCCCATCTAGCAGCAACTCCTACGGTGTGTCGGCTGCGTTCAGACCCAGCGACAAACTGTCCATTAGTGGCTTCGTCTCTTACCATGACGTCACAGGTGTTGGTGCAGGTGATGATTATGAAGCTTGGAGCTACGGTTTAGGAGTAGCCTTACCTGATTTCGGTAAAAAGGGTAACGTTTTAGGTGTTTTTGCTGGAGCAGAACCCTATTCCTTTAACCGCCCAGGTTTTGGCGGCAACAATGATATACCTTATCACTTTGAAGGCTTCTACAAGTATCGTGTGTCGGATAATATCTCTGTAACCCCTGGTGTAATCTGGTTGACTTCTCCTGGTCAAAACAGCGATAACGATGATGCTATTATCGGTACCCTCAGAACTACTTTCACCTTCTAG
- a CDS encoding 6-carboxytetrahydropterin synthase: MQCIVNRRAQFSASHRYWLPELSEAENIEKFGAGTRFPGHGHNYVLFISLAGELDEYGMVLNLSNVKHVIKREVTSELDFSYLNDVWAEFQQTLPTTENIARIIWHRLAPHLPLVRVQLFEHPELWADYMGNAMEAYLTISTHFSAAHRLAHPNLSNEENTEIYGKCARPNGHGHNYHLEVTVKGKIDPRTGMIIDLGALNQVVEDYVVEPFDHTFLNKDIPYFAEVVPTAENIALYISNLLRSPIEELAAKLYKVKLIESPNNSCEIYCTESESDSVSATVNQPVLARV, from the coding sequence ATGCAATGCATTGTTAATCGCCGCGCCCAGTTTTCAGCAAGTCATCGTTATTGGTTGCCAGAACTAAGTGAAGCCGAGAATATAGAGAAATTTGGTGCTGGTACTAGATTTCCGGGACACGGACATAACTATGTTTTATTCATCTCCCTAGCCGGGGAATTGGATGAATATGGCATGGTGCTGAACTTGTCTAATGTGAAACACGTAATCAAACGGGAAGTTACCAGTGAATTGGATTTCTCTTATCTCAACGATGTGTGGGCAGAATTTCAACAAACTCTGCCCACAACTGAGAATATTGCACGGATTATTTGGCATCGGCTAGCACCTCATTTGCCTCTAGTCCGCGTGCAGTTATTTGAACATCCTGAACTTTGGGCAGATTATATGGGAAACGCAATGGAAGCCTACCTCACCATCAGTACTCACTTTAGCGCCGCCCATCGGCTAGCTCACCCTAACCTCAGTAACGAAGAAAACACTGAGATTTATGGTAAATGCGCTCGTCCCAACGGTCACGGACACAACTACCATCTAGAAGTCACTGTCAAAGGGAAAATTGACCCACGTACTGGCATGATCATTGATTTAGGTGCCCTAAATCAAGTGGTAGAAGATTATGTGGTAGAACCATTCGATCACACCTTTTTAAACAAAGATATTCCCTATTTTGCCGAAGTTGTACCCACTGCTGAAAATATCGCACTTTACATTAGTAATTTACTGCGATCGCCTATTGAAGAATTGGCAGCTAAACTTTACAAAGTAAAACTGATTGAAAGTCCTAATAACTCCTGCGAAATCTACTGTACGGAGTCTGAATCAGATTCAGTCAGCGCAACCGTGAATCAGCCAGTATTAGCACGAGTTTAG
- a CDS encoding class I SAM-dependent methyltransferase: MTAAVNTNPGLASRLVNGILAIQPLANLAKHQARQMMIKRAERIGVPWTQEVETLQALDWKADLAQVQNPQLSYPNYYVTSFHAYETGNLSWQAAFEVEPAAYAVHAKIWQSAEEAQGDPMLRQSYHNILKTQIPNEPQDILDVGCSVGLSSFALQAVYPHAKITGLDLSPYFLAVANYRAGQRQAKINWLHAQAESTGLPDASFDLVSIFLMCHELPQSATRQILAEMRRVLRPGGYLAIMDMNPKSEVYKKMPAYILTLLKSTEPYLDEYFALDIEQAIVEAGFQTPTITNNTHRHRTAIAQVSG; the protein is encoded by the coding sequence ATGACCGCTGCTGTAAACACTAATCCTGGTTTAGCTTCTCGTTTGGTAAATGGCATACTGGCAATCCAGCCTTTAGCTAACCTAGCCAAGCATCAAGCTAGACAAATGATGATTAAACGTGCCGAGAGAATTGGTGTGCCTTGGACGCAAGAAGTTGAAACACTACAAGCCCTTGATTGGAAAGCCGATTTAGCTCAAGTACAAAATCCTCAGCTTTCCTACCCTAATTACTACGTCACCTCATTCCATGCCTACGAAACCGGAAATCTCAGTTGGCAAGCCGCTTTTGAGGTAGAGCCTGCTGCTTACGCTGTCCACGCTAAGATTTGGCAGAGTGCTGAAGAAGCGCAAGGCGATCCGATGCTCCGCCAAAGTTACCACAATATCCTGAAAACTCAAATCCCCAATGAGCCGCAAGACATCTTAGATGTAGGATGTAGTGTTGGCTTGAGTAGTTTTGCCCTACAAGCAGTTTATCCTCATGCCAAAATTACAGGCTTAGACTTATCTCCCTACTTTTTAGCTGTTGCTAATTACCGCGCTGGGCAACGTCAAGCTAAAATTAACTGGCTTCATGCCCAAGCGGAATCTACCGGATTACCTGATGCCTCTTTTGATTTAGTTTCCATTTTCCTGATGTGCCACGAATTACCCCAATCAGCAACCCGACAAATTTTAGCTGAAATGCGGCGCGTGTTGCGTCCGGGTGGCTATTTGGCAATCATGGATATGAATCCTAAATCTGAAGTTTACAAGAAAATGCCCGCCTACATTTTGACTTTGCTCAAAAGTACTGAACCTTATTTAGATGAATATTTTGCTTTGGACATTGAGCAAGCTATTGTTGAGGCGGGTTTCCAAACTCCCACTATTACCAACAATACCCACCGTCACCGTACAGCGATCGCTCAGGTGAGTGGCTAA
- a CDS encoding 4a-hydroxytetrahydrobiopterin dehydratase has translation MAELLTEAEIQEQVKSLTDWTVQDSKLQITGTFKDFIEAIEFVNKLVEPAESAGHHPHIEISYNKVKITLITHDAGGLTQLDFDLARVISQID, from the coding sequence ATGGCAGAACTACTCACCGAAGCGGAAATTCAAGAACAGGTAAAGAGTCTGACAGATTGGACTGTTCAAGACTCCAAGTTGCAGATTACCGGCACATTCAAAGATTTTATTGAAGCAATTGAGTTTGTCAATAAGCTGGTTGAACCTGCTGAGTCAGCTGGACATCATCCACATATAGAGATTTCCTACAATAAAGTAAAGATTACACTCATAACACATGATGCAGGCGGATTGACGCAGCTAGACTTTGATCTAGCACGAGTGATTTCCCAGATCGACTAA